The Streptomyces cyanogenus DNA segment AGCCGCGCCAGGGTGCGCCGGGCCTGGTGCTTGGCGTCCTCGTCCGGGCCGGGACCGGCCGCCGTGCCCGCACCATCGGCCGGAGACATGGCGTCTGCTTCCTCCGCTGCGGCGTCGAATTCGGTCTCCGCCCAGACACCGACGAGGGTGGATGGCTCCTTCTTGAGCGAGGGAATGTGCGCGACGGCGGCCTCCTGCCCAGCCGCGGGGCCATGGACGAGGAACTCGGGGACACAGTGGAAGACCGCGCTGATGCGGCCGCCGTCCAGGGGCACGGGGATGCCCTCGGCGGGATCGAGTGTCTGCGGGTCGAGGTCGAAGATGCTGGCGAGGCCGTGGATCATGCGCTGACGCATCTCGTCCCGGTACCACAGGCACACCAGGCGCAGGTGCTGGTAATGCATGGCGTCCAAAGAGCGGATGATGTCGCCCGGCTGCACGGACAGTTCGGCCTGGGGCAGCTGCTTGAAGCCGCGGGCGCGGGAGTCCTGGACGATGTTCAGGCCGGTGGGGGCGAGGACCTGCCCGATGTGGCGGTCGAGCTCGCGCAGGTGGTGCATGCCGACGCCGCGGCCCACGGGAAAGGAGAAGGTCTTGCCCTGGATAGGGCGGATGGGGCCGAGCCCCGCCGTCTCGGCCTCGGTCTCGGGCTGGTCCTCTTCCCGGGTATCGGCGCTGTGTTCGGCCTCGACACGCTGCTGGATGTTGTGCAGGACGGAGTGGTCCATGCCGAGGCGGGCCAGGGTCTGCAGGGACATGCGGTGGATGCGGCGGACGCGGCCGCGTCCGGCCATTTCGACCTCGACGATCGGCAGGTCGGTCTCGGCCTGTTCGGCCAGCACGGTGCGTGCGTAGGCCATGGTGCGGCTGATGCGGGTGGCCTGGGAGGAGACCACGAGGATCGGGTCGGCGACATTGGGCAGGGTTTTCAGGGCCAGCCGCACCCGGGCCAGCGCGTGTGCGGTGCCGGCCTTGTTGGACCAGGGCTGCTGCCAGGCGATCAGGCCGCCGCTGCTGTCCGGCCTCAGAATGATGTCCTGATCGTCCACCCTCCAGGTGTGCTGGGCGAGGCGGTGGGCCAGGTCCCAGGCCGCAGTGTTGTAGACCCAGTTGGCCGCGTCCGGTTGCCGACCAGGGGTGGGGGAGAGCGGCGTGTGCGAGCCGTCCGGGGTGATGAGGTAGTCGGCCAGCAGCCGCTCCTGCTGCGTGGTCTCGGCGACGCGTTCGGCCAGTGGGGTGGGCCGGTTGAGGTCGATGTCGTCGGGGTGGTGGCCCAGGATGAGGCCGTGCAGGAGGGTGAACGCGTCGCGCAGGGTGTCGTCGTCGAGCGGGCGGCGGGTTGCCAGCAGCCCCTGTTTGGGGTCGAAGAAGACGTAACCGCCGGTTAAGCAGCGCAGGGCGCCGGTGAGCACGGAGTGCGGGGCCTGGGCCTCCTCCCGTTTGACGATGTCCTTGTACTGGCGGTCCAGCAGGGTCCACAGGGAGGTGACGCTGGTGGGGAACTGGCGCAGGTGGACGGTGGCCCCGTCCAGCAGCGTGGGGGTGCAGCGGTAGGCGAGCACGTCCAGGCAGGCACGGGTGATGGGTGCAGGCATGAGCGAGGAAGGCCTCCAAATCTGGGATGGTTGCGGACGGGCGGGAGGGGTCAGGTGTCATCCGGGTCGATACCGGCGTAGGCGAGGAACGCGGCGAGGGCCTCGCGGTAGATGGCGTTCATC contains these protein-coding regions:
- a CDS encoding RNaseH domain-containing protein; the encoded protein is MPAPITRACLDVLAYRCTPTLLDGATVHLRQFPTSVTSLWTLLDRQYKDIVKREEAQAPHSVLTGALRCLTGGYVFFDPKQGLLATRRPLDDDTLRDAFTLLHGLILGHHPDDIDLNRPTPLAERVAETTQQERLLADYLITPDGSHTPLSPTPGRQPDAANWVYNTAAWDLAHRLAQHTWRVDDQDIILRPDSSGGLIAWQQPWSNKAGTAHALARVRLALKTLPNVADPILVVSSQATRISRTMAYARTVLAEQAETDLPIVEVEMAGRGRVRRIHRMSLQTLARLGMDHSVLHNIQQRVEAEHSADTREEDQPETEAETAGLGPIRPIQGKTFSFPVGRGVGMHHLRELDRHIGQVLAPTGLNIVQDSRARGFKQLPQAELSVQPGDIIRSLDAMHYQHLRLVCLWYRDEMRQRMIHGLASIFDLDPQTLDPAEGIPVPLDGGRISAVFHCVPEFLVHGPAAGQEAAVAHIPSLKKEPSTLVGVWAETEFDAAAEEADAMSPADGAGTAAGPGPDEDAKHQARRTLARLGFVSQFTAERKEAKRKKLNGKQTDHQVVLSLLDLCRSLGIIDRRIDQVMVDAIGPHAADQVAHCGIHVRRQSRQGKDRTAKICVTASVLKPPAHPGGAWTLHGWSYTHRRWEPYHQAQAAFHADAYPTGKMTDFDDDNRGLKTVARHIDQALADLYDYLDGAPYTVTVDGVATRRLWLGLHNRRQGQQPTRNSTWLPASTLQARERPLAVVRINKDMDEVPRPVRVSHRSVDGTVARTNKVTNLLYQVTPDFGSPTWLLATVPPQFDGAGAGRLGEAITRWTASHGSSDPDNRRKNEVRPNWYSMTATEIYPIITASPAGTGENLDTAPIEPQSLALTAARLCHQPLAWANRTRYPVPLHAAQQMDLDHPQYRRSALADDQNAEAIGDTSPAEDGTPAGDQS